Part of the Zingiber officinale cultivar Zhangliang chromosome 8A, Zo_v1.1, whole genome shotgun sequence genome, ACTTGTGTGAAACTGAAATGACTAGTAATGGAACTGAACTTTTTGACAGACTCAAGCTTTGTGCCACCATTGATTTACTCTGTCCTCGGGAGCTCGAGAGACCTTGCGGTTGGCCCGGTATCGATTGCATCTTTAGTGATGGGATCCATGTTGAGGGAGGCGGTCTCCCCTGATAAGGAACCTATCTTATTTCTTCAACTAGCCTTCACCGcaaccttctttgctggtgtctTCCAATTTAGCCTGGGGCTCTTCAGGTGACACTTTTCGCGCTCTTTATGAATAATTCACAAGCCATAAGTTCTTGGTTCCAAAATCTCGGTTCTCGATTGCAGGTTGGGATTCATAGTCGACTTCCTATCAAAGCCAACACTGACAGGATTCATGGGGGGAGCAGCAGTCATTGTGTCACTTCAGCAGCTCAAGGGATTGCTTGGAATAGTTCACTTCACTACAAAGATGGGATTCATTCCGGTCATGGAGTCTGTGTTTGAGAACAAAGGAGAGGTAAGAAACACCAATTTCTGAAAGAGCTATTGAGATCATGGTGTTTTGCTGTCCAATATCGATTGATCTTTTCTAATGATTTGAGCAGTGGGCATGGCAAACAGTTGTTATGGGACTCTCATTCCTTGCTTTCCTGTTGATTGCAAGACATATTGTAAGACCTGAATCCATCTTCATACTTAATAGACCTCTTTATACATATAAAATTTGGCCAAATTTTAAATTACTCTTGAACTTGTATGGCTCAGAGCATGAGGAGACCCAAGCTTTTTTGGGTATCAGCAGCAGCCCCACTGACGTCAGTGATCCTCTCCACCATCATTTCCTTTGTCTTCAAAGCTCCAAACCATGGCATCAAAACAGTAAGAGCTTTTCgtctataagaaaaaaaaaatgttcagTTCTTGTTGTTCTAATTGACTTGCTGGTTCAAACAGATTGGGCATTTACAGAAGGGGCTGAACCCTCCTTCAGCCAATTTGTTGGACTTTGAAGGTTCCTACTTGAGTCTTGCAATTAAAACAGGAATAGTTACAGGAATCTTGGCTCTCACAGTAATCCTGCTGAACCTTTTTGACTCAAATCAGATTTATGGCTAAAAGAGAGTGGTCGAGTTAATCGACAATGGATTTGCAGGAAGGAATAGCTGTGGGAAGGACATTTGCTTCTCTCAAGAATTATCAGATTGATGGTAACAAAGAAATGATGGCCGTAGGAGCCATGAACATGGCCGGATCCTGTGCTTCTTGTTATGTTACAACTGGTAATCCACACCTTGTTATTCCTGGTATCTATTGTTGAAAAGAAAAATAGCAAGTTACATATGAAGTTAACCGCAATTGATGTTTCAGGTTCGTTCTCCCGATCGGCAGTGAACTACAATGCCGGATGCAAGACAGCAGCATCAAACATTGTCATGGCATCTGCAGTGCTCTTCACAATGCTATTTCTGATGCCACTGTTTTACTACACTCCCAATGTCATATTATCTGCAATCATTATCGCTGCGGTGATTGGACTAATCGATGTCAATGGTGCCTTGCGGTTGTGGAAGTTGGACAAGTTTGATTTTCTTGCTTGCATGAGCGCATTCTTTGGTGTTCTTCTTGTCTCAGTGCAGATGGGCCTAGCCATAGCTGTAAGAATTCTTTACAATTCAACCAATACGAGCCACTTGCTAGCTGAGCATTCACTGTTATATTAATTGTTCTATGCAGGTCGCGGTATCGTTATTCAAGATTTTGATACAGATCACTCGACCGAACACAGTTGTCTTGGGGAATATCCCAGGAACAAACAGCTACAGGAGTGTGGCACAATACAGGGAGGCAACAAGGATGCCAACATTTCTAATTCTTGGCATTGAGTCCCCTATCTATTTCACCAACTCGATGTATCTGCAAGAAAGGTTTGTTTCGTTCTAGTGTCGCTACTACATTTTCATGTTGATTCGACTAGAAGTGATACTCAATTGCGGATATATCCTTTTAGGATAAAAGTATCTTTGATTCTATGTCAGGATCTTGAGATGGATTCGCGAAGAGGAAGAAAGGATCACAAAGTTGAATGAGAATTCCCTCAAATCGATCATACTAGACATGGCTGGTAAGTTCAACATTTGTGACCATGACAAATGGAAAAAAAAAGTTAATCTGCTACTTTGTCGTTGATGATAAGCTTCAAATTTTACGCAGCTGTAATGACTGTGGATACGAGTGGTATAGAAGCACTTGTGGAGCTGAAGAAGATACTGGACAAAAGATCTCTTGAGGCAAGTATTTCGGACCGTCACTGCAATTTAAGTTTGGGTCTCTAGTTGgtatcttactagacatgtctcAAAATGGTTTGCAGCTTGTTCTGGTCAATCCAGTTGGGGAAGTAGCACAGAAGCTATCTCAATCAGGAGTTTGGGATCTTTTCGGGTCCGATCACATCTTCGTGACAATTGGGGAAGCGATTGCTGCATCCTCGCACAAGGTCAATGTATGATCTTGGGTTGGGTTGTCTGTGAACATTAATCTAACATAGAAACAAAAGGGATAGGCAATAAGACAAGCCAACTGTATGATGGCATCTGCAGCAAGCAGTGGCAAGATTCTAAAATATTGCCTTATTCAAGCTCTTGTTGTAAGAGATtttgagatgaaaaaaaaaaataacagagaAATTTAAATCTGTTGCCTCAAATAGTCTCACTTTGCTTGTTCGTTATTCTTCAAAATTGATGTTCGATAAGATCTTGTTTCTCTGAGCACTTATAATTCAATCATAATTCAATATGAAGAACAAGAGAATCCTCTCTACTTCAACAGTCCAAGTATATCATAATGTATGTGAACTATTACAAATTCCTAAAGAAGAAAGTTAATTGCCAGTAAGATCAGCAAACTAGATGATGCTTGGATTCTATTATGAATGGTTCATTGGAGAGTCTTATTGGAATGTAATCAATGGATAAAAAATGATTTATTTGGAGATATTTTAGATATTAATTTCTCATTCGCTCTAGAAATTAATTTTACAACAATTTGTTCATGAAATAGATTATTCATTATTAAATAAGGCTAAATCTTAAAAACCATATATACAATTTATAGAGATTAAAACAATAGTTCAATCATCTCATGGCACAGAGACATCATGCCATTTCAAAGAGAAAAATTGTAGATTTCACCAAAAAGAAGTTGGTACACAAATTATTAAGCAATACAATTAAAACTGACCATATTCTTTGATCTGAGGTTTAGAACAGAAGAAAAAGACAGGTAGAGCAATTGCCTGCAAGATCCGGCTAACAGTACTATGAATCCTGAAACAAAGAAATGAATGTACATGGTGATattaacttttcttttttgcaaaAGATCAATTTCACAACACCGGCATGGCTCTTGATAAACAGATGATCAAACTGTTTTATCTTCTGAATTTGAATCCTCAGCCTACAAAGCTGAAGGCCATCTCATCAAGCAATATCTCCTCATGGTCTGATGAACCAGGAGTGGCAGCTGAAAATATTCTGGGTTTCTCCTTTTCTTCCATCAATCTTTCTTGGTCACAGCAAACACAGCTACATAGAGCTTTGTTGCTACTGCAATGCATAAGGAGTTATAACGGTAAGGAGCTAATGTCGAATTATAAGGACAAGAAGATGAATTGGAGATGTTTAGGGACTAACCTACacataaagatgtcttttccctCTTCTAATTTCTCCTTGCAAGAAGAGCATGATAGTGAATCTTCCTCTTTATGACCAGATTTCTTAAGAGATGTTGATCCTATGATGCGGCTTTCAAGTATGCAATCTCCAAAAATGTGAGTCAGTTTGGGGCTAGGACCATAAGATATAATGCAAGTGTAGTCCTCCGATCGCTCCATCTCACTCGAAGAGATTGTGCTAAGAAGTCTATGAGAAGATCCCAAAACCTTCTGAAAATTGGACTCTGGTTGAACCTCTGAATTCAAGTAGTTCTTGACATTGTTAAAAGACTTAGTAACAAGCCCTGAAGAACCAGAATGTGGTTTCGGTGATTGAAATTGTGGCTGTGACAAGATACCATAGTCATGGGTCGAGGCATTGTTCCTCATCTGTGAACTGAACACAATGTTCCTGTTCCCAGAGTGCCCTGAGGCCTTTCCACAAGGTTTGGTTTCCTCATCATCATTGAGAAAATCAAGGAGGCCAAGGCCTACCTTGCTGCTGTCCCAACATTTAAGCCTGCCATGAATGCCTGCAGGTGTAGGGCTCCAAACTGCACCACAGTCTGAAGAGCCCTTGCTGGTGAATCCCACAAGCAGGCCAGGGGCATTAGGGAAGGGGCTACAAGAGGCCTTTTGAGACATGAAGTGCTCTTTACTTTGATCCTTTTGAACTGGTCTGCTCCTCTTCCTCAACATcatcttatccaacctatgaacACTGCTACTTAATTAGTTGCTAATCTTCAAATCCCTAGTACTGGCAAAAGATCAAACAAAAAGCATGAATGATCAAAGGCTATCACATAAACAGATTACAGGAGCAGAAatgagaaaggaaagggaaaacatGCCAGCTTTTGAGCTCTTTGCCGGTGGtattctccctctccctctctcaacTGCGAGTGTGAGAGATTCATGCAgtggagaaagaaaaagaagggcaGTAGGTGGAGTTAAAGTGGGGTTTCACAAACGTACCAAAGCTTCCGAGGAGAGCACTGCCACACTCAGTCACAGTCACACACACCTCCCTCTCCTTTGGTAAATTTCACCCTACCTGTATAGGCACTGCCCCAACCTCTCACAATGAGATGGTGGGATCCACTATTTAAGTGTGGGTCCCACCGTCCCATTGTGAGAGGTTGGGGCAGTACCTGTACAGATAGGATCGAATTAACCCTCTCCTTTGGCTGCATGCATGGAATTCAGGGCAGGGCAGCTCTGCGGCTTCTGCTGCACTCCGTCGATCACAGTCGTCAGAACACAACGTTAATTTATTCCTCCGTTACATCAATCTCAGTTTTGTTCTGAAACCGGAAGGAAACAGTGCGAGCCTGACAACTGAACCATGCAACCATTCAATGAGTAAACGGAAGGAAGTGGGTGGGAGTGAGAAGGTTGGAATTTGATTGAGTTGTTGTAGTGGGTCCACATGGTAGTGTAGGCCCACGGGGGGAATCTATGATACTACAATGACGAGATGGTGGCGCGAGAAAAGGGAGGGTGTTCCGCTGTCTCTTTCAGACAATGTTTTGAAAATCGGATCGGATCGGTCGGTCTGACCGATTGAACTGCGAACCGGTCCAGAATCCAGTCCGGTCAGTCATTAAAGTCGAAAAAGTGAATTGACCGGTCAAAACCGGTCAACAACCGGGAACTGACGGTTCAACCGGGATATGGTGAACCGACGGTTCAAACCAATGCTTGCTTTTTGACTTTTTTCCTTTGTCTGGAAACCTAGCGGCCACTTTATTGTGTTTTGACTGTTTTCTCATAAGTCATAAGTAACTGCAGCCTCCACTCCACTCCAGCGACAGCGAGTTTCTTGCAGCCTCCAAGCCCTCCACTCCATTCCAGCGAGCTTCTTGGTTCTTCCGTTCTTGCAGCCTCCACTCCAGTACTCCACTGCAGCCTCAACTCTCAAAGGCTTTCGATTTCAACTTCTTCAAAGCTTTCAAATCCCTAAGGTTAGTTTTCTTAATTTTCATTAACTTTTAGTTTTTTGAAGCTTCCATTCATTTTTTATCCCAGCTTAATTTATTTTATACGGCTGATTCATTCTAAGCTTAAAATGTGAGTATTATACATCTCATTGTAAgcctaaaaggaaaaaaaaaaagtcaacatTAGGAAGTGATTTACAAAAGGCATTTAGTGATTTACAAAAGGCATTTAGTTATCTGGGCTTGATTCCTTCTTTCTTAAGTTTCTTAAGTAGATGAGTGCTCCAATAGTTCTTGATTGCATTATCAGTTCGGCCTGACAATCTTCCTGCTATGAGTGACCAACAATTTATGTGTTTTTGTTTCCTTATCTTTGTTAACATATGAACTGCAAATGTTCATATTTTCATTAACATACCCTTTGTTAAATTCTTCGAATGTAATACTTAAAACTAAAGGAAAATGAGAATATTAGAAAATCCAGCCACATTACTTCCATATCATCTATTTACTAAATGCTAGAAGATAACCCTTTCAAAGGAGCAAAGAAATagaggaaaagaaaggagagtAAAAATCTTGTTTTTATTTGCCTTTTGTTGTAACAGTTTGGCTTATGCAATAGCTTAGCCTAATCATGTGCACACTTGTCTTTTAGTTTGTGTATAagaatgttatttttttttatattcctaTGTTTTCATATTTCAAGATAATGGATGGTAGTAGTGGTACTGGTAGCAATGCAAATTCATCTGTCGGACCATTTACTAGTGAAGAATCTGCAAGCCAAAGTCATAGACAGAAAGCGGATATAGCATGGGCTCATGTTTCTGAAGGTGTAAATGCACAAGGAAGAAAAACTATGACATGCATTTATTGTCACAAGACATTTGCGGGTTGGGGCATATTTAGGATGAAGCAACACTTAGCGGGAGCAAGGGGTAGCATTGTTTCATGTAGAAAGGTTCCACCAGAAGTTAGGCATGCTATTTCGGTAACTGTGAAAGATATTTttgagaagaaaaaagaaaaaaaggagaatTTGGGGTAGAAAATCCATTTGGTCGATCTGTAGATGAATTTGATGGTGATGAAGTCCAAGAAATTCCCATTATTCACACTAAAGGAATTACAATCAATGAGGCAAGTGCACCATCCGATAAAGGAAAGCGAAAAGCCACTACACTAGGCCCAGGTATACATAATTTCTTTAAAGGTGGGTATGATAATTCACAACTCACTATCAAGGCTATTTtgcaaagtaaagaaaaatgACACAACTGTGATATGGCTATTGCCCGTTGGTTTTATGATGCTTGCATACCTATAAATGCTGTTAACTCTCCATTTTTTCAAAAAGCTATTGATCAAATAGCATCAATGGGTCATGGGTATAAAGCTCCATCTTATTATGATCTGCGAGTGCCTTTGTTGCGAGAAGCTAAGAAAGATTTGACTTTACTTATTGATTCATTTCGAAGTATTTGGACTGAAACTGGTTGCACTATAATGGGTGATGGGTGGAAAGATAGTAGACAAAGaccattgattaattttttagtttactGTCCTAAAGGTATATCTTTCATAAAATCTGTTGATACATCTGATGTTGAGACAAATGCACAAAATTTGTGTAATTTATTTGCTGAAATTGTTGAAATCGTTGGTCCAAGAAATGCGGTGCATATGGTTACTATAATGCTAGCAATTATAAGGCTGCTGGAACTCTACTAAGTGAAAAATACCCAACCATTTGTTGGTCTCCATGTGCTGCACATTgcatcaatttaattttaaaggatATTGGTCAAATGAATGATGTGAAAGCCATAGTATcacttgcttcaactgtgactGTATTTGTGTATAACCACAAGTACACTTTAAATTGGTTGAGAAAGACAAAAGGGTGGAAGGAGATTATTCGTCCAGGAGAAACTAGATTTGCAACTACTTTTATTGCATTAAAAAGTTTGCATGATCACAAAGATAGTTTGCAAGCTCTAGTCACCAGTGGAGATTACAAAAAGTTCTTgaaaatagacaaaggaaaagaggtCAAGCAAATTGTTTTGGATGAAAAGTTTTGGAATAATTGTTTGATTACAGTGAGGATTATGGGCCCACTTATTCGTCTTTTGCGTGTTTGTGACATTGATGAAAGACCTTCTTTGGGTTATGTCTATGAGGGCATGTATAGGGCAATTAATGGCATCAAGAAGCTCTTAAAAAACAAAGAGAGATTCTACAAGCCTTATACTGACATAATCAATGAAAGATGGGATAGAATGTTGAGAAAGAATCTTCATGCTGCTGCCTATTATTTGAATCCTGCTTTTCAATATGATCCCACATTTTCTACCCATCCAGAGATCACAAATGGTTTGTTTGATTACATAGAATCAAAGGTAGATTGGTGTAGTTTGGATGCATTAACATATGAGATTGGTATGTTTCGAGATTGCCAAGGGAGTTTTGGGCGAAAATATGCTATTCTTAGCAGCCAAAAAAAATCGTCcatgtaataattttttattatattaagtttattatttagttttctttatctAATATTCTAATATTCACTGTGATTATGGTAGAGAGTTGGTGGAAGCTCTTTGGTTGTGATGCTCAAAATTTACAAAAGCTTGCAATTAGGATTTTGGGTCAAACAGCTTCTTCTTCCGGATGTGAACGAAATTGGAGTGTTTTTGAGCGTATtcatacaaaaagaaggaataGATTGGAGCATCAGAGACTTAATGATCTTGTATATGTGCATTATAATTCGCGATTGCAATATTGGTACATCTGAAATTattctttttttaattaatttcattattttgtatcaaaaaatttattaatatattaatAACTCATGAAATCTGTTGTAGGAGTGAACAACCAAAGAGAAGTTATGATCCCGTTGATTAtgagtgtaacgacccacctttctacactactactattctctaaaggtggacgctacttgactactaactctacttaaccggtatgattaaaaatcacatagaaactctaccgaaaaatttcggcagagtctcccctgtaccggtgaccccaaactgggatacataacatgtatactcagccacaggcggctggaacatataatttcacaaccacgcagtataatagcacaataaaaatatgaaactactctagcagtggcaaacaaccatatcactccaacaataggaggtatcaaactacaatgcggaaataaactcaattacaatctcaacttcataataacataaactaaaactctaaacaggtaggtcctgaaaattcactagcgaactctggatctctccatagtcctggcatcacacacactgtcacagcatctccttgtcgccttccttcttatacttttccttttcctttatctgcagtaggaggaaaatagtatctataagctaaaagcttagtgagcgcaatcctactcacaaaatctcgatatgcatgtatataaataaaaacatgctaaaactgaatgctaacatgtaaaactactcatgctcataaatagcaaagaaatcaactaactgaaaagctaacatgtatagctactcatgctcataactagcaaaggaatctaactaactgaaatattaaacatgtatagctaatcatgctcataaatagcaaaggaaacatactaactgaaatgctaaacatgtatagctaatcatggaactatcatgtgtatcaataagaaactgaactaATAcctaagctgaactaattaatgctaaactgagtctaacttgtattcacataactaatttgtgaagttttgaaaactatttacataatagataaaaatagtaatcatgctgctgatgggcccggcaactgtacttgctgtgcgcgcatccctaactaaacccgggattgcaagttccgagtctagtagggtttactaggttatctaaacctagggacgactgtgggagcccaacccaatggatatctaatccagtacagtgccactgctgaaaataaaatactgatttcatagctaattttcttatcttgcttttactaggttatctgaacctagaactaggttatctgaacctagaggcgactgtgggagcccacccattggaccgtagtcccatataagctgaagcaagactaaataagttattttaaatgcttctaatgcattcactgagctattaaaatgcctactgtagcattatattgagctaagcattttatcaagcacttggtgtgcactagaacacaccctacgtgctgaaaatctgtatacaaagcctaacataaatctgcatgcaaagcttaacaaaaatctgtatattaagcctatcaaaatctgcatactaagcttatctaaaatctgcatgctataaaaataggactgctcatgttattccaatagcaaataggaaactgtatatctaatagcaatagaaaagaagtATGCTCATGTTTACAAATAGCTAAGgaaaagctagaaaaagaaaactgttcttctattagcaatgtaaaagaaatctgctcattctaattaatcccaacaaagtggaacataaggaaaggatgatttctgctacaatcaaaagttaccacatgatatactaaagcatatgttgttcatgtccagttaatggcATACAAACCTATTCTGCAAAGCTAACATAGGCTATTATTAAGGAACTAAATGAAACATGGAAAACTACACAAGGAGGAGGGCTGTTCTACTGAAATCTAAACCTGCAGATTGAAGCTGAAGCTGAAATACTAAACTAAAATCTGCACTGCAAAGGAATCTAAATCTGCATGTCAAAACAACATTAATAACACCAAGTCTACCCTCATGTTACAGAATTGACAAAGGAGGGTCTAATATAGCTACTAAAATCCATTTGAATGTTTCCATAACTAAAGTTGTTCACACCTATTACATAACACAACCGAACCCAAGCATTCTCTATTTAGTGCTACGGTAAGGGAACAAAAGCATAACCCTTCGGCAGAAATCCACCAAAAACAGAACTACATGCTAATTAAACTGAACTTTTCTTATTCATAGCCTAGCAGCAGGAATCTAAGGCTTGTATCCCTTCCAACTAACCGAATTAAGCTTGCTGAAAGTTCAGAACAGAATCCTATATGAAACTGATACATGACTTGAACCTATACAGGGCAATCTATAAACCAGTAACTCATCTTATTTATCCAGAATGCTAGAACTATGCTACAACTTGGAGAACTCAAACTAAACCGAATTCATATGCCTAACCTTCGAACTCGCAGcaaaaatttcaaaagaaatgAATTGCTGTGCTAAACAAAACTTCACAGTATAATATGAAAACAGGAATAAGCAAGGTTCAGAATCTAATCCAATATAAAAACAAAACCATTTCCCTCTTTCTTAacaactcacggcagtaagcccTAAACCCCAATCTTCACAGGAAATtcgagatgaaaaggaacaaggaatcgaaactatcctactgcaggtgagtagcaactcacctagaGTTTCTTGCACTTACTAccgagaagaaggaaaggggaaCTTTTTAGGGTTCGGGCGGATCCTCTCGGCAACCCTTTGTGTTCCCGAGCTTCTCTTCTTCGAGACAACCACCGTGGATGAAGACTAGCCGGAGGGAAGCTTCGCCGACGCCGGGATCTCAAGACCTAGCTGTCTCTAGGTTTTCCGCCGAgattgcgccgtcgcgagggagaagagcgaAGAGGGGTTTTCGGGAGGAATTGTTTTGGttttttggaaaatcaaaacctaactccctttcttatactcggcttaaatcacaactatgctttaatatcaattttctccatattggattgacaaagtccgtgtagctcagctggctgggccggattctgctcggaccgaggagctgggttcgaaccccagcttctacaaactaaattttttttttctttattttagtttatatttaaaacttattctccttggtgaaaataccaaatgaactccaaaaattgcataaaaatactctaaaaatttctaaaaatctctagaatatttctatgacatttctaaatatttttaagggcttttagaactcgaaatagggaaaattgggttgttacaatgaGTCCATTGATAAGACAGATTTTTGGGTGGTGGAAGAAACGCCAATAGGAGAGCTTGATTATGATGAGTTGGAAGAGGGGCTTGAAGAACTTCCAATACCTCTGGAAAGTTCGAATTTTCAACAATTTGAAGGTTGTTTTGATACGATATTATATTATTAAGTATAAAGATATAACTATTTTTATTGAATTAAATGTGattgtttttttccttttcagCTGATGGAGATGAAGCTGAGCCCGAGGATGTTAATTTGGACTTATTTCAACATAGAAGTGTTcttgttgatgaagatgattGGATATGAACGTGATAATAGAGACTATAGAGTTGTAAATTCATGATGAATTGGTTAGTTTTAATTATGTGTTGCTgttaagaattattatatttgtaatgaattattatcttttttttaattGAATGGAACTATTTAGTAGTTATGTTATTGTTTAGTATATATTTATTTGCTAGAGTTATAAATTTAGTGAATTTAATGCTATAATTGATCCAGATCTTATATGAAATAGGATAAATTGTTGGTACAATAGGTTTCCTCATCGCTGCGGACttgccttcctgatcggtcaccagtccgatcagggaacctcctgatcggtctctggaccgatcagggaacctcctgatcggtctgtagaccgatcagaaaatgatcggttccctgatcggtctacagaccgatcaggaggttccctgatcggactggtgaccgatcaggaaggcaaCAGTTGAACCACCGGTTCGACCGGTCGAACCTAAAAAACCTTGACCCGATTATTTCACCGGTTCAATGACCGATCCGGTTTTCAAAACATTGCTTTCGGAG contains:
- the LOC122009530 gene encoding probable sulfate transporter 3.4; its protein translation is MVGNSNRVDNFPDGNDLEDPMHFSRPFTPPLEVHKVSVPPETSTFQSLRQRLCEFFFPDDPFHQFKNKPFVRKLVLALQYVFPIFEWGSDYSLGLLKSDAISGITIASLAIPQGISYAKLANLPPIIGLYSSFVPPLIYSVLGSSRDLAVGPVSIASLVMGSMLREAVSPDKEPILFLQLAFTATFFAGVFQFSLGLFRLGFIVDFLSKPTLTGFMGGAAVIVSLQQLKGLLGIVHFTTKMGFIPVMESVFENKGEWAWQTVVMGLSFLAFLLIARHISMRRPKLFWVSAAAPLTSVILSTIISFVFKAPNHGIKTIGHLQKGLNPPSANLLDFEGSYLSLAIKTGIVTGILALTEGIAVGRTFASLKNYQIDGNKEMMAVGAMNMAGSCASCYVTTGSFSRSAVNYNAGCKTAASNIVMASAVLFTMLFLMPLFYYTPNVILSAIIIAAVIGLIDVNGALRLWKLDKFDFLACMSAFFGVLLVSVQMGLAIAVAVSLFKILIQITRPNTVVLGNIPGTNSYRSVAQYREATRMPTFLILGIESPIYFTNSMYLQERILRWIREEEERITKLNENSLKSIILDMAAVMTVDTSGIEALVELKKILDKRSLELVLVNPVGEVAQKLSQSGVWDLFGSDHIFVTIGEAIAASSHKVNV
- the LOC122011677 gene encoding FCS-Like Zinc finger 8-like translates to MMLRKRSRPVQKDQSKEHFMSQKASCSPFPNAPGLLVGFTSKGSSDCGAVWSPTPAGIHGRLKCWDSSKVGLGLLDFLNDDEETKPCGKASGHSGNRNIVFSSQMRNNASTHDYGILSQPQFQSPKPHSGSSGLVTKSFNNVKNYLNSEVQPESNFQKVLGSSHRLLSTISSSEMERSEDYTCIISYGPSPKLTHIFGDCILESRIIGSTSLKKSGHKEEDSLSCSSCKEKLEEGKDIFMCSSNKALCSCVCCDQERLMEEKEKPRIFSAATPGSSDHEEILLDEMAFSFVG
- the LOC122010973 gene encoding uncharacterized protein LOC122010973; the encoded protein is MAIARWFYDACIPINAVNSPFFQKAIDQIASMGHGYKAPSYYDLRVPLLREAKKDLTLLIDSFRSIWTETGCTIMGDGWKDSRQRPLINFLVYCPKGISFIKSVDTSDVETNAQNLCNLFAEIVEIVGPRNADIGQMNDVKAIVSLASTVTVFVYNHKYTLNWLRKTKGWKEIIRPGETRFATTFIALKSLHDHKDSLQALVTSGDYKKFLKIDKGKEVKQIVLDEKFWNNCLITVRIMGPLIRLLRVCDIDERPSLGYVYEGMYRAINGIKKLLKNKERFYKPYTDIINERWDRMLRKNLHAAAYYLNPAFQYDPTFSTHPEITNGLFDYIESKRVGGSSLVVMLKIYKSLQLGFWVKQLLLPDVNEIGVFLSGKLGCYNESIDKTDFWVVEETPIGELDYDELEEGLEELPIPLESSNFQQFEADGDEAEPEDVNLDLFQHRSVLVDEDDWI